One Bemisia tabaci chromosome 7, PGI_BMITA_v3 DNA window includes the following coding sequences:
- the LOC109035322 gene encoding protein BTG3, with protein sequence MLDEISVAVIFLVRLIEKSANFNQEQLEGFKQRLSELLMKRFQNHWFPETPARGQAYRCIRVNEFSRRDAVIEEAASACGFNYDDMKLPVELTLWVDPNEVCCRFGENKGSYCTLASFSDKENSVAVDSKSLNAMVDQVMNMITEEKPAKAPVVPLSSNNQKPSGGRRQNGNKQKMSRKGNQMGGMPHNGYHHPMHWYSLLAPHWMPPSHQPPFHPILGKWTPQQQQRYNSWNSSKSLVKV encoded by the exons ATGTTAGACGAAATTTCCGTTGCGGTTATCTTTTTAGTCCGCCTGATAGAAAAAAGTGCAAACTTTAATCAAGAGCAACTGGAAGGATTTAAGCAGAGGTTGTCTGAGCTGTTGATGAAACGCTTCCAAAATCACTGGTTCCCCGAAACTCCAGCCAGAGGTCAAGCGTACCGATGCATCCGTGTCAACGAATTCAGCCGCCGAGATGCTGTCATTGAAGAAGCAGCAAGCGCTTGCGGGTTCAATTATGATGACATGAAGCTCCCTGTTGAATTAACCTTGTGGGTTGATCCAAATGAAGTTTGCTGCCG aTTTGGAGAAAACAAAGGCTCCTACTGCACTTTAGCTTCATTCAGTGATAAGGAAAATTCAGTCGCTGTAGACAGTAAATCTCTCAATGCCATGGTTGATCAAGTCATGAACATGATAACGGAAGAAAAGCCTGCAAAGGCTCCG GTTGTTCCTTTAAGCTCGAATAATCAAAAACCATCCGGTGGTCGGCGCCAAAATGGTAACAAACAAAAGATGTCCCGGAAGGGAAACCAAATGGGTGGGATGCCTCACAATGGTTACCACCATCCCATGCATTGGTACAGTCTTCTAGCGCCACATTGGATGCCCCCCTCTCATCAGCCGCCTTTCCATCCCATTCTTGGGAAGTGGACACCTCAGCAACAGCAGCGCTACAACAGCTGGAATTCATCAAAATCACTCGTCAAAGTCTAA
- the LOC109035321 gene encoding cyclin-D1-binding protein 1 homolog yields the protein MNISWKCFLPNLLSFLRRELKKLETGGEATSSVNSPESVKSTCTVLAAQLADKVTTLLYILSQPEKPEVEVVGPILDEIEIFATKLIYAFYSLPKDSGLTLRKQYHQDVLRVIEDLIGVLEALEKLEYVDQSSLRIVDCLTKSCNDIQRSPENNLDAVCRMVEAEESLVLDALEEVTMAFDEATQPCDETEMIWNSEEMEIVPSGIGLIKTARCLLKKIRSSLKSNGKCSSEKEVTQLDNIATNVTKFSLVIDDFVTTLYPPVNESTCIQTSNNVLNLVSSTLELVKDGHFMKEEDSNWHSFLVKALEHNHKKLLESTTAVTGKLTDLQLS from the exons ATGAACATATCGTGGAAGTGTTTTCTTCCCAATCTGCTGTCCTTTCTAAGACGCGAACTGAAGAAGTTGGAAACAG GTGGAGAAGCAACCAGCTCTGTCAATTCACCAGAATCTGTCAAATCAACGTGTA CTGTACTAGCCGCTCAACTCGCTGATAAAGTCACAACCTTACTTTACATTTTGTCACAACCTGAAAAACCTGAGGTGGAAGTGGTTGGTccaattttagatgaaatagaGATTTTCGCGACCAAACTGATTTATGCATTTTACTCCCTACCTAAAGACAGTGGGCTCACCCTCAGAAAGCAGTATCATCAAGATGTTCTAAGAGTTATTGAAGACTTGATTGGAGTGTTGGAAGCTCTGGAAAAACTTGAATATGTCGA CCAGTCATCCTTGAGGATAGTAGATTGTTTAACAAAATCCTGCAACGATATTCAACGCAGtccagaaaataatttagatgCAGTATGCCGCATGGTAGAGGCTGAAGAATCATTGGTGTTAGATGCACTAGAAGAAGTGACcatg GCATTTGATGAAGCGACGCAACCTTGTGATGAAACAGAAATGATTTGGAATAGTGAAGAAATGGAAATCGTGCCCTCTGGCATAGGTTTAATCAAAACAGCCAGGtgtttgttgaaaaaaattagatcgTCGCTGAAAAGCAATGGCAAATGTAGCTCTGAAAAAGAAGTGACGCAGCTGGACAACATTGCTACTAATGTGACAAAATTTAGTTTGGTCATCGATGATTTTGTCACAACTTTGTATCCACCTGTAAATGAATCAACGTGTATTCAAACT AGCAACAATGTCCTCAATCTTGTAAGCTCGACCTTAGAACTTGTCAAGGATGGGCATTTCATGAAGGAGGAGGATTCGAACTGGCACTCCTTTTTGGTGAAAGCATTGGAACATAATCACAAGAAATTACTAGAATCAACCACTGCTGTAACAGGCAAGCTGACAGATTTGCAGTTGTCTTGA